In the genome of Entelurus aequoreus isolate RoL-2023_Sb linkage group LG08, RoL_Eaeq_v1.1, whole genome shotgun sequence, one region contains:
- the LOC133654996 gene encoding fibroblast growth factor 21-like isoform X1, whose product MFWSANNIFSFLSFFLLIFQLPASLTFYIADSNPLLAFNNQVREGHLYTENHRRGMYLQMTQDGRVSGSEVQTPYSLLQLQSIQTGHIAIKGQRSSLFLCTDSEGSLRGQTHFSEDDCSFRELLLADGYTRFLSAHHGLPVSLASRRSPDRHAVPFTRFLPLKDTLPAEAASEHPPKPETYFNLDSEDLLGMGQNSMLSPHFSVDN is encoded by the exons ATGTTTTGGTCAGCAAACAACATTTTTTCCTTTTTGTCCTTTTTTCTCCTCATATTTCAGCTTCCTGCTTCTCTAACTTTCTATATTGCTGACTCTAACCCCCTTCTTGCATTTAACAATCAAGTCAGAGAGGGGCATCTTTACACAG AAAATCACAGACGAGGGATGTATCTACAGATGACCCAGGATGGGAGAGTATCCGGAAGTGAAGTCCAGACGCCTTACA GTTTGCTTCAGTTGCAGTCGATACAAACAGGCCACATCGCCATTAAAGGTCAGAGGTCATCCCTGTTTCTATGTACAGACAGTGAGGGCTCTCTGAGGGGGCag ACACACTTCTCAGAGGACGATTGCAGTTTCAGAGAATTGCTGCTGGCGGACGGATACACACGTTTCCTGTCCGCACACCACGGACTTCCTGTGTCGCTGGCGTCCAGGCGTTCCCCTGATCGACACGCGGTCCCCTTCACTAGATTCCTGCCACTCAAGGATACTCTTCCAGCGGAGGCTGCATCCGAGCATCCTCCAAAACCAGAGACCTACTTCAACCTGGACTCTGAAGACCTTCTCGGAATGGGTCAGAATTCCATGCTCAGTCCTCATTTCTCAGTGGACAATTGA
- the LOC133654996 gene encoding fibroblast growth factor 21-like isoform X2: MYLQMTQDGRVSGSEVQTPYSLLQLQSIQTGHIAIKGQRSSLFLCTDSEGSLRGQTHFSEDDCSFRELLLADGYTRFLSAHHGLPVSLASRRSPDRHAVPFTRFLPLKDTLPAEAASEHPPKPETYFNLDSEDLLGMGQNSMLSPHFSVDN, from the exons ATGTATCTACAGATGACCCAGGATGGGAGAGTATCCGGAAGTGAAGTCCAGACGCCTTACA GTTTGCTTCAGTTGCAGTCGATACAAACAGGCCACATCGCCATTAAAGGTCAGAGGTCATCCCTGTTTCTATGTACAGACAGTGAGGGCTCTCTGAGGGGGCag ACACACTTCTCAGAGGACGATTGCAGTTTCAGAGAATTGCTGCTGGCGGACGGATACACACGTTTCCTGTCCGCACACCACGGACTTCCTGTGTCGCTGGCGTCCAGGCGTTCCCCTGATCGACACGCGGTCCCCTTCACTAGATTCCTGCCACTCAAGGATACTCTTCCAGCGGAGGCTGCATCCGAGCATCCTCCAAAACCAGAGACCTACTTCAACCTGGACTCTGAAGACCTTCTCGGAATGGGTCAGAATTCCATGCTCAGTCCTCATTTCTCAGTGGACAATTGA